One genomic window of Deinococcus peraridilitoris DSM 19664 includes the following:
- a CDS encoding helicase, type I site-specific restriction-modification system restriction subunit has protein sequence MLLATIQAQHVSHRKLAQHLPGHAQPESKEKRVARFFASEALTQTEVAQLILSLVGSKRVTLIMDRTNWRFGQCEHNILVIAVLYAGYAIPLVWDLLEHGGASSTSTRIALLDRLLQFVPRKRVRVFLADREFVGAQWFAALKKRRIRRCIRIRDDTLLDDVPVREAFTDLKQGQLRGVVEREPVYGTPMQVVATLSPAGERVVIASDLSLFDTLAEYRKRFSIECTFVRFTQLLVQKELPKQTVLQPAVRRANSHGDKLPSEL, from the coding sequence ATGCTGCTCGCCACCATCCAGGCCCAGCATGTCAGTCACCGAAAGCTCGCCCAGCACCTCCCTGGACACGCCCAGCCTGAAAGCAAAGAAAAGCGGGTGGCTCGCTTCTTCGCCTCAGAAGCCCTGACGCAAACTGAGGTCGCTCAGCTGATCCTGTCGCTCGTTGGCTCCAAGCGGGTCACCCTGATCATGGACCGAACAAACTGGCGTTTCGGGCAGTGCGAGCACAACATTCTGGTCATCGCTGTCCTTTACGCTGGCTACGCGATACCCCTGGTGTGGGACCTCCTTGAACATGGTGGGGCCAGCTCAACCAGCACGCGCATCGCTTTACTGGACCGCCTGCTTCAATTCGTACCTCGAAAGCGTGTTCGGGTCTTCCTGGCTGACCGTGAGTTTGTTGGAGCGCAGTGGTTTGCCGCCCTGAAAAAACGCCGGATCAGACGGTGTATCAGGATTCGAGATGACACATTACTGGACGACGTACCCGTGCGAGAAGCATTTACAGACCTCAAGCAGGGGCAGCTTCGGGGAGTCGTCGAACGCGAGCCGGTATACGGAACGCCCATGCAGGTCGTGGCCACTCTTTCACCTGCGGGGGAGCGAGTGGTCATCGCCTCTGACCTGTCTCTGTTCGACACCTTGGCCGAGTATCGGAAGCGATTTTCGATTGAGTGCACGTTCGTGAGGTTCACCCAATTGCTGGTCCAGAAGGAACTTCCAAAACAGACTGTACTTCAGCCCGCCGTCCGGCGGGCAAACTCCCATGGTGACAAGTTGCCAAGCGAGCTGTGA
- a CDS encoding transposase: MSLHPEPVNDIPELTQQVAHACFPKPTAPMLIRNELGTLFADPDFAALYAVRGQPALSPWRLMFVTALQFLENLTDRQAANAVRSRIDWKYALGLELTDTGFDASVLSEFRTRLVTGEVEEFALNRLLELCQARNLLRAGGKQRTDSTHVLGAVRQLNRLELLGETVRAALNELAEYDGAWLRTIVAPEWLDRYAHRVEDYRLPRAEVQRNAYLQQATEDGYALLAALNTHPRRAEVLALPLVAVLQQVWDQQCRHTRKGVRPKRLDELPPGAARIESPYDPAARYSIKRQTRWTGFKVHVSESCDDERPHLVTSVATLSTGQVELGAVQHRKI; the protein is encoded by the coding sequence ATGAGCCTGCACCCCGAACCAGTCAACGATATTCCTGAGCTTACCCAACAGGTCGCACACGCCTGCTTCCCCAAGCCGACGGCGCCCATGCTCATCCGTAACGAACTGGGCACGCTCTTTGCTGACCCTGACTTCGCCGCCCTCTACGCGGTGCGTGGCCAGCCCGCACTCAGCCCCTGGCGCTTGATGTTCGTCACGGCCTTGCAGTTCCTGGAAAATCTCACTGACCGACAGGCTGCCAACGCCGTGCGGAGCCGCATCGACTGGAAGTATGCGCTCGGGCTCGAACTGACAGACACCGGCTTCGACGCCTCAGTGCTCAGCGAGTTCCGAACCCGATTGGTCACGGGAGAGGTCGAGGAGTTCGCCCTCAATCGCCTGTTGGAGCTGTGCCAGGCCCGCAACCTGTTGCGAGCCGGAGGCAAGCAGCGCACAGACTCTACTCACGTGCTGGGTGCCGTGCGGCAGCTCAACCGGCTGGAATTGCTCGGCGAGACGGTACGCGCCGCCCTCAACGAACTTGCTGAGTACGATGGCGCATGGTTGCGCACAATTGTGGCGCCAGAGTGGCTTGACCGATACGCCCACCGGGTAGAGGACTACCGCTTGCCACGCGCCGAAGTCCAGCGCAATGCCTACCTTCAGCAAGCGACCGAGGACGGCTACGCGCTGCTCGCAGCACTCAACACCCACCCAAGGCGGGCTGAGGTGCTGGCCTTACCGTTGGTCGCCGTGTTGCAGCAAGTGTGGGACCAACAGTGCCGACACACGCGGAAGGGTGTTCGTCCCAAACGCCTCGACGAACTTCCTCCAGGTGCAGCGCGCATCGAAAGTCCGTACGACCCGGCAGCGCGCTACTCCATCAAGCGCCAGACCCGCTGGACGGGCTTCAAGGTTCATGTGAGCGAGTCATGCGACGACGAAAGGCCTCACCTGGTAACGAGTGTGGCGACCCTCAGTACCGGACAGGTTGAGCTGGGTGCTGTGCAGCACAGGAAAATCTAA
- a CDS encoding zinc-dependent alcohol dehydrogenase, producing the protein MHAQVLRLYGPRKLQWDVQPRVELQPGQVRFTTKLSAISVASELSLIENHDSNASPRAVGYQTLGCVTEISEGVPIPPGTRIVTTLGHVSEGVVTYERCVVVPDDVPDRVALAAILGEETHKGIRKIMPQTHDRILVAGAGLLGLLTIFNLTRRGAADVTAIEPDAERRQLAEQFGVVVVAPGELGNQEFDAGFECSASPDGFVELLSSLRPHGRACVLSDGNWGSLVLPRAFHDRELLVVASSDGEDYRTYAEWLWQHPEPLLTRVFESSVAPADLVNTFDRLRVLPRPVSVVVDWT; encoded by the coding sequence ATGCACGCTCAAGTACTGCGGCTATACGGGCCACGGAAGCTGCAATGGGATGTTCAGCCGAGGGTTGAACTCCAGCCCGGCCAGGTCCGCTTTACGACGAAGCTCAGCGCAATCAGCGTCGCCTCGGAGTTGAGCTTGATCGAAAACCACGACTCCAATGCTTCCCCTCGTGCTGTCGGGTATCAAACGCTTGGTTGCGTCACTGAAATCAGCGAGGGTGTTCCCATCCCACCAGGGACAAGGATCGTCACGACGCTTGGTCACGTCAGCGAGGGGGTGGTGACGTACGAACGGTGTGTTGTCGTACCAGACGACGTACCTGACCGCGTGGCGCTCGCAGCCATTCTGGGCGAAGAGACGCATAAAGGCATCCGGAAAATCATGCCGCAAACGCATGACCGAATTTTGGTTGCTGGTGCGGGGCTGCTCGGTTTGTTGACCATCTTCAACTTGACCCGTCGTGGAGCAGCTGACGTGACTGCGATCGAGCCAGATGCCGAGCGGCGACAGCTTGCCGAACAGTTTGGTGTCGTAGTCGTTGCCCCTGGAGAACTTGGAAATCAGGAGTTCGACGCCGGGTTTGAGTGCAGTGCCAGTCCGGATGGGTTCGTGGAGTTGCTGTCGTCCTTGCGGCCTCACGGGCGGGCGTGTGTGCTCAGCGACGGAAACTGGGGCAGTTTGGTGTTGCCTCGCGCTTTTCACGACCGGGAACTTTTGGTTGTCGCATCCAGTGACGGTGAGGACTACCGGACCTATGCCGAGTGGTTGTGGCAGCATCCGGAGCCTCTCCTGACAAGGGTATTCGAGTCCTCGGTTGCGCCTGCCGATCTGGTGAACACTTTTGATCGGCTGCGTGTACTGCCTCGGCCCGTGTCCGTCGTAGTCGATTGGACGTGA